In Amycolatopsis sp. FBCC-B4732, the genomic stretch ACTGGCCGGGCGAAGCGGACGTCAGCGGAATCCGTCACCAGCCCTCCGGCGGCTCCACGAAGGCCTTGCCGAGATCACGCGTGAGCGCGAGGGTCCGGCGCATCCAGTCCGGCGTCGCACCGGCGAGACCGCAGGCGGGGGTGGGAACGGCGCGTTCCGCGAGGACGCTGCGGTTGAAGCCGAGCCGGTCGGCCAGCCGGAACGCGGGCTCGCCGACGTCTTTGAGGCTGATCGGAGACGAAGGTGCCGTGGTGGGGACCGCTCCCATGAACAGCGTCGCCCCGCCGTCCCAGACCTCGCCGATCTCGTCCAGGAACGCGGCGGACGCACCATCGAGCGCGTTCAGGTCGAAGGCCAGCGCGTCCGCGCCGGCTTCGCGCAGCAGACCGAGCGGCGGCTTGCCGGCGCAACAGTGCAGGATCACCGGCCGGCCGGTGATCCGCCGGGCGCCCTCGATCACGGTGGCGAGCAGGTCACGGGCCTCGGGCTCCGGCACCGCGGAGACGTTCCCATAGCCGGACGGCGTCGACAGCCCGCCGGCGAGCACCGTCGGCAACGACGGCTCGTCGAACTGGACGACCACCGGCGCTCCCGTCCTGGCCTGCACCTCCGCGACGTGAACTGCGAGTCCGTCCAGCAGGGACGACGTGAAATCTCGTAAGGCACCGTGATCGGTGAGCACCCGGTGGCCCCTGGGCAGCTCGATCCCGGCACCGAGCGTCCACGGCCCGGCAAGCTGGACCTTGAAGACCGGCGGAGTGGCCCCGGTCTTCTCGCGCACCTCCTGGACCGCGTCGAGATCCCAGCGAAGCAGGTCGACCGCACGACGATGCTCGTGACCAGGCCGGGGCGCGACGCGATAGCCGCTCGGGACGACGTCGACGGCCAGGTCGACCAGCAGCGCAGCGGTTCGGCCCAGCATGTCCGCCCCGACACCGCGGGCCGGCAGCTCGGGTAGGTGCGGGAAGTCGGGCAGCTCACCGAACACGACCGCCGCCGCTTCCGCGGGATCGGTACCAGGCATCGAACCGATCGCTGTCGCGGCACCCAGGGGCCAAAGTCGCTCACTCACGACCGCTCATTCTGGTCGACCACCAGCCGACGACACCGACCGGGCCACCTCGCCCGCCGTCGTCGATGCGGACATTCGCCGCATTTCCGTTTACCGCCGCCACAAGCGGGTCCGCGCGGATAGGCTGACCGGCCATGACGAGTACGCCACCGCAGCCGGGCTGGTACCCCGACGCGCGGGACCCCCGTCTGCACCGATGGTGGGACGGCCGGGCCTGGACCGCCAACACCCGGCCCGCTCACCAGGCGCCCCCACCACCGAGCGACTCGACGCCGATCGAGCTGGACATCGAACGCGGCCACGACCCCGGTCGGATCCAGAACCAGGTCGCCCGCGCGACACGCGGCCGCGGCGCGGCGCACAACGGCGGCGGGACCCTGTTCACCGAGCCGGTGCTGGTGGTCAACCAGCGCGCCAAGCTGATCGAGATGGCCAACGAGTTCGGCGTCTTCGACCAGCAAGGCAACCGCCTCGGCGGCGTCGTCGAAGTCGGCCAGAGCACGCTGAAGAAGGCCATCCGGCTCCTGACCAAGTACGACCAGTTCCTGACCCACAAGTTCGAGGTCCGCGACGCCAACCACAGCACCGTGCTGAAGGTGACCCGCCCCGCGAAGGTGTTCAAGTCACGCTTCCTGGTCACGCGGGCCGACGAGACCCCGATCGGCGAGATCGTCCAGGAGAACGTCTTCGGGAAGATCCGGTTCGGCTTCGTCGTGGACGGCCGCTCCGTCGGCGGAATCTTCGCCGAAAAC encodes the following:
- a CDS encoding phospholipid scramblase-related protein is translated as MTSTPPQPGWYPDARDPRLHRWWDGRAWTANTRPAHQAPPPPSDSTPIELDIERGHDPGRIQNQVARATRGRGAAHNGGGTLFTEPVLVVNQRAKLIEMANEFGVFDQQGNRLGGVVEVGQSTLKKAIRLLTKYDQFLTHKFEVRDANHSTVLKVTRPAKVFKSRFLVTRADETPIGEIVQENVFGKIRFGFVVDGRSVGGIFAENWRAWNFSIRDHAGTEVARVTKTWGGFIKAAFTTADNYVVEIPHPLPDPLASMVVAAALTIDTALKQDTD
- a CDS encoding methionine synthase, producing the protein MSERLWPLGAATAIGSMPGTDPAEAAAVVFGELPDFPHLPELPARGVGADMLGRTAALLVDLAVDVVPSGYRVAPRPGHEHRRAVDLLRWDLDAVQEVREKTGATPPVFKVQLAGPWTLGAGIELPRGHRVLTDHGALRDFTSSLLDGLAVHVAEVQARTGAPVVVQFDEPSLPTVLAGGLSTPSGYGNVSAVPEPEARDLLATVIEGARRITGRPVILHCCAGKPPLGLLREAGADALAFDLNALDGASAAFLDEIGEVWDGGATLFMGAVPTTAPSSPISLKDVGEPAFRLADRLGFNRSVLAERAVPTPACGLAGATPDWMRRTLALTRDLGKAFVEPPEGW